One window from the genome of Streptomyces sp. WZ-12 encodes:
- a CDS encoding TetR/AcrR family transcriptional regulator — translation MTTEPSPLRADARRNRERILEAAVRAFSDKGADVPIDTIAKAAGVGSATLYRHFPTREALIEAAYRNELARVCDSAAELLTDFPPDRAMRLWMDRFIGYLAAKHGMADALRAAVASGADPFAETLDKLGAAVDTLLRAGAEAGLLRSDIDPLDVGFSLAGIALTTGTPAQRDRADRLLDLLLDGLRYQADR, via the coding sequence TTGACCACTGAGCCGAGCCCGTTGCGCGCTGATGCCCGCCGCAACCGGGAGCGCATCCTCGAAGCGGCCGTGCGCGCCTTCTCCGACAAGGGCGCGGACGTCCCGATCGACACGATCGCCAAGGCCGCGGGCGTCGGCTCGGCCACGCTCTACCGCCACTTCCCCACGCGCGAGGCGCTCATCGAGGCGGCCTACCGCAACGAGCTGGCTCGCGTCTGCGACAGCGCCGCCGAGTTGCTGACCGACTTCCCGCCGGACCGGGCGATGCGCCTGTGGATGGACAGGTTCATCGGCTACTTGGCCGCCAAGCACGGTATGGCCGACGCCCTGCGGGCCGCGGTCGCCTCCGGCGCGGACCCCTTCGCCGAAACCCTCGACAAACTCGGCGCCGCAGTTGACACCCTGCTGCGTGCCGGAGCCGAAGCCGGCCTCCTGCGCTCGGACATCGACCCTCTCGACGTCGGCTTCAGCCTTGCCGGCATCGCACTGACCACCGGCACCCCCGCCCAACGCGACCGAGCCGACCGGCTCCTCGACCTACTCCTCGACGGGCTCCGCTACCAAGCGGACCGGTAA
- a CDS encoding SDR family oxidoreductase, which translates to MTSPKTVLITGTSSGIGLAAAVAAARAGWTTIATMRNTGKAEALLQAAAEHGVADRIQVKRLDVVDPESIAACVDEVIAEHGRLDALVNNAGAAKIGTIEMMSVEDVRAAMEVNFFGVVATTRAALPHLRASRGRVITVTSVGGVVGQPFNEAYCAAKFAVEGFMESLAPLAATVGVDVTVIEPGAVASEFVANQSLDIPALLDAAGPYAPALDAYVARTRGAFAGAQTPTEAAAPIIDALTCDRPAFRIQTSQWARDFVATTLADLDGSAVQNLTNTWIR; encoded by the coding sequence ATGACCTCCCCGAAGACCGTCCTCATCACCGGCACCTCCTCCGGCATCGGCTTGGCGGCCGCCGTCGCCGCCGCCCGGGCCGGGTGGACCACCATCGCCACGATGCGCAACACCGGCAAGGCCGAGGCCCTGCTCCAGGCTGCCGCCGAGCACGGGGTCGCCGACCGCATCCAGGTCAAGCGCTTGGACGTGGTCGACCCCGAGAGCATCGCCGCCTGCGTGGACGAGGTGATCGCCGAGCACGGTCGCCTCGACGCCCTGGTCAACAACGCCGGCGCCGCGAAGATCGGCACCATCGAAATGATGAGTGTCGAGGACGTCCGCGCCGCCATGGAGGTCAACTTCTTCGGTGTGGTGGCCACCACCCGCGCCGCGCTGCCGCACCTGCGCGCCTCCCGGGGGCGGGTGATCACCGTCACCAGCGTCGGCGGCGTGGTCGGTCAGCCCTTCAACGAGGCGTACTGCGCGGCCAAGTTCGCTGTCGAGGGCTTCATGGAGTCCCTCGCGCCCCTCGCCGCCACCGTCGGCGTCGACGTCACCGTGATCGAACCCGGCGCAGTGGCAAGCGAGTTCGTCGCCAACCAGAGCCTCGACATCCCCGCCCTGCTGGATGCGGCCGGACCCTACGCCCCGGCTCTCGACGCGTACGTCGCCCGCACCCGGGGCGCCTTCGCAGGCGCCCAGACCCCCACCGAGGCCGCCGCCCCGATCATCGACGCCCTGACCTGCGACCGCCCCGCCTTCCGCATCCAGACCTCGCAGTGGGCCCGCGACTTCGTCGCCACCACACTCGCCGACCTCGACGGCTCCGCCGTCCAGAACCTCACCAACACCTGGATCCGCTGA
- a CDS encoding endonuclease domain-containing protein encodes MSERVMPGRTDGLLTVRNADALWVELTANSAVPTTSGALTRSPTQARLGYVLLGSHVVATVLTSAGQWSVPETEVRRAAAELNAVRMDRHDLVRIGPFRGAPRQERNVETPLRWRQRITRELQELGGSERAARPDVGRPCHLAGVDWRQILVEQTRDGSQRTWWLPRAVVRLLDAAEHAETQWLHAARTRQASAPVTEPPSPTRQAPVTDGPQTTNSKSPTTALRPYNAELKGQLYSVLSKKPSTSRRVAEWACAVCHTAPATVLDHCHEHGYVRAPLCQSCNTQERPDHLYDNDIRVANRYRRLFDTDTENWLRHWHRCPGCRARTTLPLPHLAAWTAHIACQSLRPTHRAPGGRKPCGVLRASWTGSQQAPRSCLLTIAVDFCPSGEHRVLAQVPYREAAERFHLWLTETAPAVAAAAGPDRLDDLPAQPRPVIADTSGEGLALF; translated from the coding sequence ATGTCAGAGCGTGTCATGCCCGGTCGCACGGACGGCCTGCTCACCGTGCGCAACGCGGACGCATTGTGGGTTGAGTTGACGGCCAACAGCGCTGTGCCGACGACTTCCGGGGCACTCACCCGCTCTCCTACCCAGGCTCGGCTGGGGTACGTCCTGCTCGGCAGCCATGTGGTGGCGACAGTGCTGACGAGCGCCGGCCAGTGGAGCGTTCCGGAGACCGAGGTGCGCCGGGCGGCCGCGGAACTCAACGCGGTGCGGATGGACCGCCACGACCTGGTCCGCATCGGTCCGTTTCGTGGGGCACCGCGGCAGGAGCGCAACGTGGAAACGCCGTTGCGCTGGCGTCAGCGCATCACGCGGGAACTGCAGGAACTGGGCGGCTCCGAGCGGGCAGCACGACCTGACGTCGGCCGGCCGTGCCATCTGGCGGGGGTCGACTGGCGACAGATCCTCGTGGAGCAGACCCGCGACGGATCGCAGCGAACGTGGTGGCTGCCGCGCGCCGTGGTCAGGCTGCTCGACGCGGCCGAGCACGCCGAGACGCAGTGGCTGCACGCCGCGCGGACCCGCCAGGCAAGCGCACCCGTCACCGAGCCGCCCTCCCCCACCCGGCAGGCCCCAGTCACCGACGGTCCGCAGACGACGAACTCCAAGAGCCCCACCACCGCACTGCGCCCGTACAACGCAGAGCTGAAAGGCCAGTTGTACTCGGTGCTCAGCAAGAAGCCCAGTACCTCCCGCAGGGTGGCCGAGTGGGCCTGCGCCGTCTGCCACACCGCGCCCGCCACCGTCCTCGACCACTGCCACGAACACGGCTACGTCCGCGCCCCCCTCTGCCAGTCCTGCAACACCCAAGAACGCCCCGACCACCTGTACGACAACGACATCCGCGTGGCCAACCGCTACCGGCGCCTCTTCGACACCGACACCGAGAACTGGCTCCGCCACTGGCACCGTTGCCCAGGCTGCCGCGCACGCACCACCCTGCCCCTTCCCCACCTCGCCGCATGGACCGCCCACATAGCCTGCCAATCACTACGCCCGACCCACCGCGCCCCCGGCGGGCGCAAGCCCTGCGGTGTCCTCCGCGCGTCCTGGACAGGCAGCCAGCAGGCACCTCGTTCCTGCCTGCTCACCATCGCCGTCGACTTCTGCCCCTCCGGCGAACACCGCGTCCTGGCACAAGTCCCCTACCGCGAAGCCGCCGAGCGGTTTCACCTCTGGTTGACCGAGACGGCCCCCGCCGTGGCCGCCGCAGCCGGCCCCGACCGCCTGGACGACCTCCCCGCCCAGCCCCGCCCAGTCATCGCGGACACCAGCGGCGAGGGCCTGGCACTGTTCTGA